GACGAAGACCGCTTCGCTTAACTTCGTCACAATCAAATCAATTTTATGCAATATTATGTTTCCCAACTTCAAAATTGGTCCTGAAGCATTAAAGTATTTCGAATCTGCCTATGAATTTCAGATGCAAGGCGAGTTGGACAAAGCTGTCTTTTATTATAAAAAATCCTTAGAAATCGAACAAACCGCCGAAGCGCACACCTTTCTTGGCTGGACTTACAGCTTTATGGGAAAATTAGAAGCAGCCATCGCAGAATGTCACAAAGCAATTGCCGCCGATCCGGATTTTGGAAATCCTTACAACGATATCGGCGTTTATTATTTGCAGATGGGTAAACTC
The candidate division KSB1 bacterium genome window above contains:
- a CDS encoding tetratricopeptide repeat protein; this encodes MFPNFKIGPEALKYFESAYEFQMQGELDKAVFYYKKSLEIEQTAEAHTFLGWTYSFMGKLEAAIAECHKAIAADPDFGNPYNDIGVYYLQMGKLDAAIPWLEKAKKARRYENPEFAYCNLGKIYELKGLWPRAMEEYKKALAIQKDYLPARVGLVRLETYLN